The sequence ATTCCCACTCCACAGTCCAGTCACAAAGCGACCTGGTTATGTTGCTGGGCAGGGAGGACAAAGGTGCCTAAGGCAGAGTCTCCCTGCTTCTCTGTGTCCTCTCCCTCCGCCGTGCCTGGGAAGCAGGTAGCGGCGGCACAGACGGCACCGCAGAGACTAACTGGCTCTGCTCTCCACCCTGGGGTCCTGCCTGGAATGACTCATCTAAGAAAGGTCCAACTCGCTccttttacagatggagaaaccgaGGCTTAGAGAAACAAAGTGATTAACCCAAGGCTATTCAGCCCTCGTGGAACCCAAAATGCGGTCTCCTGGTCTCCTGACTCCCAGTCCGGGCCCATTTCTATGGATCCATTCCTCTTTGTAGTGCCAGCAATCTACCTAGATCCCAGCAGGAAACAGGTAAATGCTATTTACCTAAGTGTAAGCAGGGTGAAGGGCATCGAAAAGGGAAGACTGTCAACCTCTGGAGGCCTTTACCATCCCTAGGCCCGAGAGTGCACTAGAGGAGGAGCTGTTTCCGGAATGTGGTGAGAGCTGCAGCTTTAGGAGGGGGCCGCTGGGGCTGAGGGTGAAGGACCCCAGCCATTGCGAACCTGAGGTAGGTGTTGGGGCAAACACTCTGATTTCTCCTCCTGCTCACTAATTTCCTGGCAAACCCAACTGGAAGCTGGAGGGCAAGGGAGTCAAATAGAGCACGAGCCAGGGCACGGGGCAGGGAGAAGAAGGACGAAGGACGGGTGTGGAGGAGCAGGGGAGAGGATTCCCTCTGTGTTCTGTGACTGTGCCTCCCAACCTCCTCCACCATTCCCACGTCTCGCTTCCCAAGACTGAGAGTAATCTCTCCCTTCCCGTCTTCCTCTGATAAAGTAGAGGCCTGGGCACAGGAGAGAACAGGGGCCCTGTAGGGTTCTCATAAAAGGCTTGTTGAACTAAATTGATTGGCCAATGggggatatatgaaaaatttattaatttctccaagATTCAAGGACCCGGAAGCACTGACAGAGAACAGTAGACTTATGGATTAGTATAAGACGTGTCAAAATGCTAGAAAATGTATCAGTGCCGTATCTACCTTCCCAAGTGAATAAACAATGCAAGCAATAGCAGTGGAGACAGTGACCCGTGGGGCCCACAGCCATGAAACAGCATTCCGGGGCTTTGGCACTGGGACAAAAGGTCCAGGTCTTCCCAGCCTCTCCCATTCCTCACAGCCCgatgacttttaattgtatttgccATCAATAAACAGTGGCAACTCATGGCACTTTATAATTTGTCCAGACAGGGAAGAAGGTTTATGAAAACAGTAAATGCCATTTGGAAAAGGATCTTCTTTCAAAACTAATTCACAATAGTCCTTTTAGCAAAATCCAATACTATTTCCTCAgtactttataaatggaattttcttctacttgtatCCATTTCCCGAGGCTTATGCACCCATTCATATTCTCCAAATTTAGAATCAAAGGTTCCTTTCAGAAGAGATCTTAATTTTAAGGTAAAACATGATCCAAGCTCCTGAATTCCTACTTTCTTTTCACTCTTGAATATGTATCTGTGAAATCTGAAGAAGACATAATCCTGCTGACTGTGGAATGTAGCAACCTGCCGTCGGATAAACTGAGGATTATGGGGAAACAGAGATGCAAACATACGTCCAATAGAATGGCCCAGTCGTGTTGTAAAATTACTCAGAATTATTTCAGGAATGTGCTCTGTGGGGTCCTTACCTcttctcttgatttctttatgCAGAT comes from Choloepus didactylus isolate mChoDid1 chromosome 20, mChoDid1.pri, whole genome shotgun sequence and encodes:
- the LOC119516395 gene encoding ribosome production factor 1-like; its protein translation is FRLLCEQLSTVTSNSHVYCRRGLAQKKIIPQCISRDFTDLIVINEDNKIPNGLILSHLPDGPIAHFRISSVHLHKEIKRRGKDPTEHIPEIILSNFTTRLGHSIGRMFASLFPHNPQFIRRQVATFHSQQDYVFFRFHRYIFKSEKKVGIQELGSCFTLKLRSLLKGTFDSKFGEYEWVHKPREMDTSRRKFHL